In Campylobacter mucosalis, a single window of DNA contains:
- a CDS encoding amino acid ABC transporter ATP-binding protein has translation MIEIRNLIKNYGDLQVLKDISVDIKKGDVIAIIGPSGGGKSTFLRCLNRLEEPTSGHINIDGKDILDKKADINKIRQKVSMVFQHFNLFANKNVMQNLTLAPIKTGLMSQNEAEAKAFELLKSVGLSDKKDAFPHKLSGGQKQRIAIARALAMDPEIILFDEPTSALDPEMIGEVLDIMRDVASKGLTMLVVTHEMGFARNVANRIFFMDNGVIAVDDTPKNIFENPQNPRLKEFLGKVLNH, from the coding sequence ATGATTGAAATTAGAAATTTGATTAAAAATTACGGCGATTTGCAAGTTTTAAAAGACATTAGTGTTGATATTAAAAAAGGCGATGTTATAGCTATAATTGGTCCAAGTGGTGGCGGCAAAAGCACATTTTTGCGTTGCTTAAATCGTCTTGAAGAGCCAACAAGCGGACATATAAACATCGATGGCAAGGATATTTTGGATAAAAAGGCTGATATAAATAAAATTCGCCAAAAAGTATCTATGGTTTTTCAGCACTTTAATCTTTTTGCAAATAAAAACGTTATGCAAAATTTAACCCTAGCACCAATTAAAACTGGTCTTATGAGCCAAAACGAGGCAGAAGCTAAGGCGTTTGAGCTACTAAAAAGTGTTGGACTAAGTGATAAAAAAGACGCTTTCCCACATAAACTTTCTGGCGGTCAAAAGCAACGTATAGCTATAGCTAGGGCTTTGGCTATGGACCCTGAGATTATACTTTTTGATGAGCCTACATCTGCACTTGATCCAGAGATGATAGGCGAGGTGCTTGATATTATGAGAGATGTTGCTAGTAAGGGGCTTACAATGCTGGTTGTGACCCACGAAATGGGTTTTGCAAGAAACGTAGCAAATAGAATTTTCTTTATGGATAATGGCGTAATAGCAGTTGATGATACGCCAAAAAATATCTTTGAAAACCCGCAAAATCCACGCCTAAAAGAGTTTTTAGGTAAAGTTTTAAACCATTAA